One Burkholderia sp. 9120 genomic window, TTCCTGCGCGTCGCGCGCACCGACCGTTTCGATCACGGTGTGGCCGCGACCCAGCAGTTTCTCGACCAGATAGCGGCCGGTAAAACCACTTGCACCGGTCACGAGGGTGCGGAGGGGTGGCTGCGGCTGAGACGGCGACATGCTTGCTGTATTCATGAGAGACGTCCTGTTGTATTGCAATATCACGGGCAGCTTGCGGCGCGCGCGGGCGGCGGCCAGCGCGCCTTGCGCCACCGGCCTCGCCGGCCGTGCGGTGCGATATTCGTGCATCAAACCGACTATTATGTCACGCTAGCATGTTGCACTGCTCAACGCGGCACGACTCGTGCGTCACCGCGTGGTTCGAACCGTACTCACTTCCTCGATGACACCCGCCACCACGCCTTCCTCCACCTCCCAGCCCCCTCTCGCACCGCTCGCGTTCGGCGATCTGCAAGGCTGCCGCAAGCCGTTCCAGCAACTGTTGGCCAAGGCCGCGCCGCCGGCCGGCACGCCGCTGTGGTTCGCCGGCGACCTGATCAACCGCGGCGCCGAATCGCTCGCCACGCTGCGCGACATCATCGCGCTCGGCGAACATGCGGTGCCGGTGCTGGGCAATCACGATCTGCATCTGCTGTCGGTATCGGCGGGGATTCGCAAGCTGAAGAAGGGCGACACGATCGCCGAGATTCTCGCCGCGCCGGACGCCGACGACCTGCTCGAATGGGTCCGCCACCGCCCGCTCGCGCACTTCGAGCACGGCATGCTGATGGTGCATGCGGGCGTCCTGCCGCAATGGGACGCGAACCTGACCATGGAACTCGCCGACGAGTTGCAGCGGGCGCTGCGCGCGCCGAACTGGAAAGAGACGCTGGCCGGGTTATACGGCAACGAGCCGAATCGCTGGACCCCGAATCTGAAGGGCATCGAGCGGCTGCGTCTAACGTGCAGCACGTTGACGCGCATCCGTTTCTGCAACGCCGAAGGCGTAATGGATTTCAGCAGCAGCGGCGCACTGAGCGCGGCGCCGCCGGGTTGCATGCCGTGGTTCGACGTGCCGTCGCGCAAGACCGCCAATGTCACCGTGGTGTTCGGCCATTGGGCCGCGCTCGGTTTAACCGTGCGCGACAACCTGGTTGGACTCGACTCGGGTTGCGTCTGGGGTGAAAAACTGTCGGCCGTGCGGCTGACGCAAAACCCCGCGGAACGCACCTTGACCCAGGTCGATTGCGAGAGTTGCCGCGTACCGGGCGGCGGTAACTAGGAGAGTTCTTCCGCCGCCACCGCGCCGACAGTCGCCGTGCCGCCCTGCATGGCCCGCAACGCCGACGCGATCACCCCTTCCGCCTGCGCGGCCAGCGTGCGTCGGTCCGCGCCCGGCGGAATCGCCGCGCCGACATAGACATGCGCGGTCAACGGGCCGCCGCTCAACAGCAGATTCAGCGAATCGGCCAGCGAGAGGTCATCGATATAAGCCGGCGAGGTGGATTGCCGGCCCTGCGCGTCCTCGTACATGATGCAAAGCGGCTGCACCGGCGCCGCCGCCGACACGGCCGCCTGAAACATATTCGCGTGGAACGGCAGCAGCGCGAGTCCGCTCGACGTCGTGCCTTCCGGAAACACGCACATCAGTTCGCCCGTGCTCAGACGCTCGGCCAACTCATGCATGATCCGCTTCGCATCGCTGCGCTTCTCACGCTGAATGAACACGGTGCCGAGTTGCTGCGCGAG contains:
- a CDS encoding symmetrical bis(5'-nucleosyl)-tetraphosphatase, giving the protein MTPATTPSSTSQPPLAPLAFGDLQGCRKPFQQLLAKAAPPAGTPLWFAGDLINRGAESLATLRDIIALGEHAVPVLGNHDLHLLSVSAGIRKLKKGDTIAEILAAPDADDLLEWVRHRPLAHFEHGMLMVHAGVLPQWDANLTMELADELQRALRAPNWKETLAGLYGNEPNRWTPNLKGIERLRLTCSTLTRIRFCNAEGVMDFSSSGALSAAPPGCMPWFDVPSRKTANVTVVFGHWAALGLTVRDNLVGLDSGCVWGEKLSAVRLTQNPAERTLTQVDCESCRVPGGGN
- a CDS encoding lysophospholipid acyltransferase family protein; its protein translation is MKLALRKARLVAHLLHGMWTVATRFPKADAATREALNRQWSLKMLRLCGMKLVVHNDAARLERGALVVANHISWIDIYVINAWRPTPFVSKAEIRQWPVVGWLAQQLGTVFIQREKRSDAKRIMHELAERLSTGELMCVFPEGTTSSGLALLPFHANMFQAAVSAAAPVQPLCIMYEDAQGRQSTSPAYIDDLSLADSLNLLLSGGPLTAHVYVGAAIPPGADRRTLAAQAEGVIASALRAMQGGTATVGAVAAEELS